One Dictyoglomus turgidum DSM 6724 DNA window includes the following coding sequences:
- the mreC gene encoding rod shape-determining protein MreC, translated as MWLRVQEKSLKNLKDINKYFLMHRKIIDGKNKNIWRIILFLLFLTIILWSAGYLESIAFRIQYSFNRFFYNLQRTFDDIKSYITMTESLQKEIAELQTEILSLYKENQNLKLILENIKKREDYIPWLKDLADKNIEIIYADIVGRDPIKWNLELKVNKGYLDKVKVGMPVLYKDQVVGRVVRTEKHYSIVRTIYDPNFVLGVTVLETKDQGILRGGYDHMEMAYLFSDHGIKEGNTIITSGTEDNIPYGLKIGYIADLKEKAIFSFSNMKILPFEDISNIEGVAICVKF; from the coding sequence GTGTGGTTAAGGGTACAGGAAAAATCATTGAAGAATTTGAAAGATATAAACAAGTACTTTCTAATGCATCGGAAAATTATTGATGGAAAAAATAAAAATATATGGAGGATAATTCTATTTTTGCTCTTTTTAACCATAATTCTATGGTCTGCTGGTTATTTGGAAAGTATAGCCTTTAGAATACAATACTCTTTTAATCGTTTTTTTTATAATCTTCAAAGAACTTTTGACGATATTAAGTCATACATAACTATGACAGAAAGTTTACAAAAAGAGATTGCAGAATTACAAACAGAAATACTCAGTTTATACAAGGAAAATCAAAATTTGAAGCTAATTTTAGAAAATATAAAGAAAAGAGAAGATTATATCCCTTGGTTAAAAGACTTGGCAGATAAAAATATAGAGATAATCTATGCGGATATTGTAGGAAGAGATCCTATTAAATGGAATTTAGAATTAAAAGTAAATAAAGGGTATTTGGATAAGGTGAAGGTAGGAATGCCTGTTTTATACAAAGATCAAGTGGTTGGTAGAGTTGTAAGGACCGAAAAGCATTATTCAATAGTTAGGACCATATATGATCCTAACTTTGTACTTGGAGTCACTGTTTTAGAGACTAAGGATCAAGGAATATTAAGAGGGGGATACGACCATATGGAGATGGCTTATCTTTTCTCTGATCACGGTATAAAAGAAGGAAATACAATAATAACGTCTGGAACAGAGGATAACATTCCTTATGGGCTTAAGATTGGGTACATTGCTGATTTAAAAGAAAAAGCAATATTCTCTTTTTCAAATATGAAAATTTTGCCCTTTGAGGATATTTCTAATATCGAGGGAGTTGCGATTTGCGTAAAGTTTTAA
- a CDS encoding rod shape-determining protein gives MAFNFLSGLFSKDLGIDLGTANTVVYVRGKGIVAFEPSMVAIRRSDKKVVAVGEEAKRMLGRTPEEIITIRPLKDGVIADFDAAEKMIRYFIDKVHNKRDFLVSPRMVIGIPSGTTPVERRAVIDTAYSAGARDVLLVTEPIASALGADLPIWEPSGNIIVDIGGGTTEIAVISLGGIVVSTSIKVAGDEMDEAIIHYIKKKYNLFIGERTAEEIKIKLGNVAFGEEKKEYIEVKGRDLLTGVPRNVELSSEEIRDALKDTVDIIVESIRETLEKTPPELAADIIDKGIVLAGGGALLRGLDTYISEQIGVSTIVAEEPLLCVVKGTGKIIEEFERYKQVLSNASENY, from the coding sequence ATGGCATTTAACTTTTTATCAGGGCTTTTTTCAAAAGATCTAGGAATTGATCTTGGAACTGCTAATACAGTAGTATATGTGAGAGGAAAAGGAATTGTTGCTTTTGAACCTTCAATGGTTGCTATAAGAAGAAGCGATAAGAAGGTTGTCGCAGTAGGGGAAGAAGCAAAGAGAATGCTTGGAAGAACCCCAGAAGAGATAATAACTATAAGACCTTTAAAAGATGGTGTTATAGCTGATTTTGATGCAGCAGAAAAGATGATACGTTATTTTATCGATAAAGTACATAATAAAAGAGATTTCTTAGTAAGTCCTAGGATGGTCATAGGTATCCCTTCAGGTACTACACCTGTAGAGAGAAGGGCTGTTATTGACACGGCTTATTCTGCTGGAGCAAGAGATGTACTACTGGTCACTGAGCCTATAGCCAGTGCTCTTGGCGCAGATCTTCCTATCTGGGAGCCTTCTGGGAATATTATTGTAGATATTGGTGGTGGTACTACGGAAATAGCAGTGATTTCTTTGGGAGGAATAGTGGTAAGTACATCAATAAAGGTTGCTGGAGACGAGATGGACGAAGCAATAATTCATTATATTAAAAAGAAGTACAATCTTTTCATCGGAGAACGTACTGCTGAGGAGATTAAAATTAAACTCGGAAATGTTGCTTTTGGAGAAGAAAAGAAGGAGTATATAGAGGTAAAGGGTAGAGATCTTCTGACAGGTGTTCCAAGAAACGTGGAACTTAGTTCTGAAGAGATAAGGGATGCTTTAAAAGATACTGTTGACATTATTGTGGAGTCAATAAGAGAAACTCTTGAAAAGACTCCACCAGAACTTGCTGCAGATATAATTGATAAAGGTATAGTCCTTGCAGGTGGAGGAGCACTTTTGAGAGGATTAGATACTTATATTTCTGAACAGATAGGTGTTTCAACCATAGTAGCAGAGGAGCCTCTTCTTTGTGTGGTTAAGGGTACAGGAAAAATCATTGAAGAATTTGAAAGATATAAACAAGTACTTTCTAATGCATCGGAAAATTATTGA
- a CDS encoding Maf family protein, producing the protein MRKEIILASNSPRRIYLLGQIGIDFKVVSPNVEEEGNSERRSPVDIVKSNALKKVQKVAEEYRNAIIIGADTVVVLDGEIIGKPKDERDAIRILKRLRDRYHFVFSGVAVMETPEEKVLTSVVRSKVKMRDYSDEEIERYVATGEPMDKAGAYGIQGKGALLVEKIEGDYYNIVGLPLVRLNSLLNRFGYSLL; encoded by the coding sequence ATGAGAAAAGAAATAATATTAGCATCTAATTCACCAAGAAGAATTTATTTATTAGGTCAAATAGGCATAGATTTCAAAGTAGTTTCGCCTAATGTTGAAGAGGAGGGTAATAGTGAGAGAAGGTCTCCTGTGGACATAGTTAAAAGTAATGCCCTTAAAAAGGTTCAAAAAGTTGCTGAAGAGTATAGAAATGCAATAATAATTGGGGCTGATACTGTAGTGGTACTTGATGGAGAAATTATAGGAAAACCTAAGGATGAGAGGGATGCCATAAGGATATTAAAGAGATTAAGAGATAGATATCACTTTGTCTTTTCAGGGGTTGCTGTTATGGAAACTCCTGAGGAGAAAGTACTAACTTCTGTAGTAAGAAGTAAGGTTAAGATGAGAGATTACTCTGATGAAGAGATTGAAAGGTACGTAGCTACAGGGGAACCTATGGATAAAGCAGGTGCTTATGGAATTCAGGGGAAAGGAGCTTTGCTCGTTGAAAAAATAGAGGGCGATTACTATAATATAGTTGGATTGCCTTTGGTAAGGCTAAATTCTCTTTTGAATAGATTTGGATATAGCCTTTTATAA
- a CDS encoding YitT family protein, translating to MKKLINFLGISFGAFLIALSIDIFLVPNKLVGGGVSGIAIILYHIFKTPVGIMMLLLNIPIFLLGIKVLGIHFGIKTVYGTVILSLFIDFLTIFRLPQVRDPILATVYGGILGGIGLGIVFKYGGSTGGTDILAQVLSHFTGLNLGQALLIIDGMIVLSAGFIFDFVLALYALLVILIQGYAIDLVQQGLSYTKAALVFSDKPREIGERILRDLGRGVTIFYGKGMYTGKDREILYCVVSQSEVAKLKEIIHNCDPKAFVVISPAHEVLGEGFKSFQR from the coding sequence ATGAAGAAGTTAATTAATTTTTTGGGTATTTCTTTTGGAGCTTTTCTTATAGCTTTAAGTATAGATATCTTTTTAGTACCCAATAAACTTGTTGGAGGGGGAGTTAGTGGTATTGCTATTATTTTATATCACATTTTTAAAACTCCTGTTGGAATCATGATGCTTCTTTTGAATATACCTATATTTTTACTTGGAATTAAAGTTCTTGGAATTCATTTTGGGATAAAGACTGTTTACGGCACTGTGATTCTTTCCTTATTTATTGATTTCCTAACCATCTTTAGACTTCCTCAAGTGAGAGATCCTATTCTTGCTACCGTTTATGGTGGTATTTTAGGAGGTATTGGTCTTGGAATTGTTTTTAAATATGGAGGGTCTACTGGGGGAACTGATATACTTGCTCAAGTTTTATCTCATTTTACAGGACTTAATCTTGGACAAGCTTTACTTATTATTGATGGTATGATTGTACTCTCTGCTGGTTTTATTTTTGATTTTGTTTTAGCGCTTTATGCTTTACTTGTAATCTTGATTCAAGGATATGCTATTGATTTGGTGCAACAAGGTTTATCTTATACTAAGGCAGCCTTGGTTTTTTCTGATAAACCCAGAGAGATTGGGGAAAGAATACTTAGAGATCTCGGAAGAGGAGTAACCATTTTTTACGGTAAAGGTATGTATACAGGAAAGGATAGAGAGATTTTATACTGTGTAGTGAGTCAATCGGAAGTTGCAAAACTAAAAGAGATTATTCATAATTGTGATCCGAAAGCTTTTGTGGTAATTTCTCCAGCCCATGAAGTATTAGGGGAGGGATTCAAATCTTTTCAAAGATGA
- a CDS encoding WecB/TagA/CpsF family glycosyltransferase, translated as MQIIKIFGIKFSSYDNMNEFRNHIKNFLSTDNCKSIFTPNAEMIARTVEDKSFREVLKRSEVNLPDGVGILLLAKKKGIRINRFPGIEAMLEILKLAEDLKIPIYFLGAKKEVVESMVNRIKIRYPNLVIAGYRDGYFKREEEENIISEINNSGAKILFVALGFPKQEFFIDKYKDKLKVNIAIGVGGSFDVLSGKKKRAPKIIRELNLEWFYRLLQDPKRILSRFPNLIRFIRFYFRYKDHEEVN; from the coding sequence ATGCAGATTATAAAAATATTTGGCATCAAATTTAGTTCATATGATAATATGAATGAGTTTAGAAATCATATTAAAAACTTTTTAAGTACGGATAATTGTAAAAGTATTTTTACCCCAAATGCAGAGATGATTGCAAGAACTGTTGAGGATAAGAGTTTTAGAGAAGTTTTAAAAAGATCTGAAGTTAATTTACCAGATGGAGTTGGAATACTTCTCCTTGCTAAGAAGAAAGGAATTAGAATAAATAGATTTCCTGGAATTGAAGCGATGCTTGAAATTTTAAAGTTAGCAGAAGACTTAAAAATTCCTATATATTTTCTCGGAGCAAAAAAAGAAGTTGTTGAGAGTATGGTGAATAGAATTAAGATTCGATATCCTAACTTAGTGATTGCAGGATATAGGGATGGCTATTTTAAAAGGGAGGAAGAAGAAAATATTATTAGCGAAATCAATAATTCGGGTGCAAAAATATTATTCGTTGCTTTGGGATTTCCTAAGCAGGAGTTTTTTATTGATAAATATAAGGATAAATTGAAAGTGAATATAGCTATAGGGGTTGGAGGAAGTTTTGATGTTCTTTCTGGAAAAAAGAAAAGGGCTCCCAAAATAATAAGAGAGTTAAATTTGGAGTGGTTCTATAGGTTATTACAAGATCCAAAAAGAATATTAAGCAGATTTCCAAATCTTATAAGATTTATAAGATTTTATTTTAGGTATAAGGATCATGAAGAAGTTAATTAA
- the csaB gene encoding polysaccharide pyruvyl transferase CsaB: protein MLKLLFFGYYGEGNLGDDLLLKSLITVFGDKYNLGVLTNRSDRKQQQKGIREFYKFSTDVFKGVRWADVVVGGGGGIFQDKTSSRSFYYYIFVLFLSLLFGKRVYLLGQSFSPLESKINEVFLRVFLNRIEKIYVRDSFSKEYLVKLGVKPEKIVLSADLVFLLDFPFELKNNSRAVGISLREWRGFKFEEFNPILENLIQKYGEFYFFSFQDKDSQIYELIENDFKSKIRLINPTDLEFLSYFSSCRLFIGMRLHSCILSVLLGIPFIAISYDEKVEAFCYEIDWKFVIKDFSQDKILCYVNEIEEDYQYYRNYLLSKRESLRKKIREDILDFEREICRL, encoded by the coding sequence ATGCTGAAGCTACTCTTTTTTGGATATTATGGTGAAGGAAATTTAGGGGATGATCTTCTTTTAAAAAGTCTAATCACAGTCTTTGGAGATAAATATAATCTTGGGGTTTTAACAAATAGAAGTGATAGAAAACAGCAACAAAAAGGTATCAGAGAATTTTATAAGTTTTCTACTGATGTTTTCAAGGGTGTAAGATGGGCTGATGTGGTGGTAGGTGGGGGAGGGGGAATATTTCAGGATAAAACCAGTAGTAGATCTTTTTACTACTATATTTTTGTTTTGTTTTTATCTTTACTTTTTGGAAAAAGAGTTTATCTTCTTGGACAGAGTTTTTCTCCCTTAGAGAGTAAGATAAACGAGGTTTTCTTAAGAGTTTTTCTTAATAGAATTGAAAAGATATATGTGAGAGATTCTTTTTCAAAAGAGTATCTTGTGAAGTTGGGGGTTAAACCTGAGAAAATAGTTCTTTCTGCAGATTTGGTATTTTTGTTGGATTTTCCTTTTGAGTTAAAAAATAATAGTAGGGCAGTAGGAATAAGTCTCAGAGAGTGGAGAGGATTTAAGTTTGAAGAATTTAATCCTATTCTTGAAAATTTAATCCAGAAATACGGAGAATTTTATTTTTTTTCTTTTCAAGATAAAGACTCACAAATTTATGAACTTATAGAAAATGACTTTAAGTCAAAAATTAGGTTGATTAACCCCACTGACCTGGAATTTTTGAGTTATTTTTCATCCTGCAGATTGTTTATAGGAATGAGACTTCACAGTTGTATTTTAAGTGTGCTTTTAGGTATTCCCTTTATTGCTATATCCTATGATGAAAAAGTGGAGGCTTTTTGTTATGAAATAGATTGGAAATTTGTAATAAAAGACTTTTCACAGGATAAAATTTTATGTTATGTTAATGAAATAGAGGAGGATTATCAGTATTATAGGAATTATTTACTTTCAAAGAGGGAGAGTCTGAGAAAGAAAATTAGAGAGGATATACTTGATTTTGAGAGAGAAATATGCAGATTATAA
- the prfB gene encoding peptide chain release factor 2 (programmed frameshift): protein MVVSINDLIIKYEEIIETFNKLGGYLDLESKKKDLKALEMEIANHRWDNSEKVKPILTKFNKLQKEIESWEKLKTDIEELSEWKDLLEEGDEYKEEFEKKLKEVEKSLKNFEIEMVLQDPHDEANAVLSLHAGTGGTDAQDWTEILLRMYIRWAERKGYQVKILDISPGEEAGIKSATLLIEGDKAYGYLKGEKGVHRLVRISPFDANHRRHTSFALVEVIPELPESTIEIKPEDLKIETFRAGGAGGQHVNKVESAVRITHIPTGIVVQCQNERSQHANKEMALRVLKARLEELEERKRREKIASLKGEVQEISWGNQIRSYVFHPYTLVKDHRTGLEIGNVQAVIDGEIDPFIEAYLFNEFKKKNKS, encoded by the exons TTGGTAGTATCTATAAATGATCTAATAATCAAATATGAAGAGATAATTGAAACATTCAACAAGTTAGGAGGTTATCTT GACCTTGAAAGTAAGAAAAAAGACCTTAAAGCTCTTGAAATGGAAATTGCTAATCATAGATGGGATAATTCAGAAAAGGTAAAACCTATTCTTACTAAATTCAATAAGTTACAAAAGGAAATTGAAAGTTGGGAAAAACTCAAAACCGATATAGAGGAGCTTTCTGAATGGAAAGATTTGTTAGAGGAAGGAGATGAATATAAAGAGGAATTTGAAAAAAAGTTAAAAGAAGTAGAGAAAAGTTTAAAAAATTTTGAGATTGAAATGGTATTGCAGGATCCTCATGATGAGGCAAATGCTGTTTTGTCTTTGCATGCGGGAACGGGCGGTACTGATGCTCAAGACTGGACTGAGATTCTTTTGAGAATGTATATAAGATGGGCTGAAAGAAAAGGATACCAAGTGAAAATTCTTGATATCTCACCTGGGGAAGAAGCAGGAATAAAAAGTGCTACTTTGTTAATTGAAGGTGATAAGGCTTATGGTTATCTAAAGGGTGAAAAAGGAGTGCATAGATTAGTGAGGATATCACCCTTTGATGCTAATCACAGAAGACATACATCTTTTGCGTTGGTTGAAGTAATTCCTGAACTTCCCGAGAGTACTATAGAGATAAAGCCTGAGGATTTGAAAATAGAGACCTTTAGAGCTGGGGGTGCAGGGGGACAACATGTAAACAAGGTAGAATCGGCTGTAAGAATCACCCATATCCCTACAGGTATAGTGGTTCAATGTCAAAATGAGAGATCTCAACATGCTAATAAAGAGATGGCTTTAAGGGTTTTAAAGGCGAGATTGGAAGAGCTTGAAGAGAGAAAAAGAAGAGAAAAAATTGCATCTTTAAAGGGGGAAGTTCAAGAGATAAGTTGGGGCAATCAAATAAGATCTTATGTTTTTCACCCTTATACTTTGGTTAAAGATCATAGAACAGGTCTTGAAATTGGGAATGTCCAAGCGGTTATTGATGGGGAAATAGATCCCTTCATAGAGGCTTACCTTTTTAATGAATTTAAAAAGAAAAATAAGTCTTAA
- the secA gene encoding preprotein translocase subunit SecA: MGFLSKLFDSNARTLKKLEEYVKRINALEPEISKLSDEDLKRKTPEFKQRLERGETLDDLLIEAFAVVREVAKRTIGMRHFDVQIMGGIVLHQGKIAEMQTGEGKTLVATLPAYLNALEGKGVHIVTVNDYLAKRDRYWMGPIYEFLGLKVGLLQNDTPILERKKAYMADITYGTNNEFGFDYLRDNIALSPDQLVQRELNYAIVDEVDSILIDEARTPLIISGPAKGESHIYKLAIRAARYLKKDVDYTTDEKTKTVSLTEEGLRKAESFLGVKDLYDFKNMGLAHALLQCLKALNFYHRDRDYIVKDGEVIIVDEFTGRLMFGRRYSDGLHQAIEAKEGVRIREENVTLATISIQNYFRMYKKLAGMTGTAATEEEEFVKIYGLEVVVIPPNKPLRRINYPDVIFRTEEEKFEAVVKEIEEMYKIGRPVLVGTTSIEKSERLSKMLKKKGIPHNVLNAKYHEKEAEIIAKAGQKYAVTIATNMAGRGTDIVLGEGVAELGGLHVIGTERHESRRIDNQLRGRAGRQGDPGSSRFYLSLEDDLLRLFGGDQIKALMERLGMERGQPIESPLLTRIIENSQAKVERMNFEIRKQLLEYDDVLNTQRDIVYKERRKILLMDNLEEIVQRIMNRVLDKFFTIMFNQENRESWKNMFLETFGFLPFDWEEIIKEEDYTEVREKLEGRIRERYEKRKEEFGEEMWKEIQRIVLLYVIDKLWIEHLNDMEALRDGIGLRAIAHHDPLVEYKKEAYQMFQDMVESFEWESIRYLFNIHISTQETKTTTKGRRS, encoded by the coding sequence ATGGGATTTTTGTCAAAATTGTTTGATTCCAACGCTCGTACGTTAAAGAAATTAGAAGAATACGTAAAAAGGATTAATGCGTTAGAGCCTGAAATAAGCAAATTATCGGATGAGGATTTAAAAAGGAAGACTCCCGAATTTAAGCAGAGATTAGAGAGAGGAGAGACTTTGGATGATCTCTTGATTGAAGCCTTTGCTGTAGTAAGAGAAGTAGCTAAGAGAACTATAGGAATGAGGCATTTTGATGTTCAAATTATGGGAGGAATTGTCCTTCATCAAGGAAAGATTGCAGAAATGCAGACAGGTGAAGGAAAGACTTTGGTTGCAACTCTTCCTGCTTATCTAAATGCTTTAGAAGGAAAGGGTGTACATATAGTTACAGTGAACGATTACCTTGCTAAGAGGGATAGATATTGGATGGGTCCTATATATGAATTTTTGGGATTAAAGGTAGGGCTTTTGCAAAATGATACTCCTATTCTTGAAAGAAAAAAAGCCTATATGGCAGATATTACTTATGGTACTAATAATGAATTTGGTTTTGATTATTTAAGAGATAATATAGCTTTATCACCTGATCAACTTGTTCAAAGAGAGCTTAATTATGCCATTGTGGACGAGGTAGACAGCATACTAATAGATGAGGCAAGAACACCTTTGATTATTTCTGGTCCTGCTAAAGGAGAAAGTCACATTTATAAGCTTGCTATAAGGGCTGCAAGATATTTGAAAAAGGATGTAGATTATACTACTGATGAAAAAACAAAGACCGTGTCTCTTACCGAGGAGGGGTTGAGAAAAGCTGAAAGTTTTCTTGGCGTTAAAGACTTATATGATTTTAAAAACATGGGGCTTGCTCATGCTCTCTTACAATGTTTAAAGGCTTTGAACTTCTATCATCGGGATAGAGATTACATAGTTAAAGATGGGGAAGTAATAATAGTAGATGAATTTACTGGTAGATTGATGTTTGGAAGAAGATATAGTGATGGGCTTCATCAAGCAATAGAAGCTAAAGAGGGAGTAAGAATAAGAGAAGAAAATGTTACCCTTGCTACAATTTCTATTCAAAATTATTTTAGAATGTACAAAAAGCTTGCAGGTATGACAGGTACTGCGGCAACTGAAGAGGAAGAATTTGTCAAAATATATGGATTAGAAGTAGTAGTTATACCTCCTAACAAACCTTTGAGGAGAATAAATTATCCTGATGTTATTTTTAGAACAGAAGAAGAAAAATTTGAGGCAGTTGTAAAGGAAATTGAAGAAATGTATAAAATAGGAAGACCTGTACTTGTGGGAACTACCTCTATTGAAAAATCTGAACGGTTAAGTAAAATGCTTAAAAAGAAGGGAATTCCCCACAATGTCTTAAATGCTAAATATCACGAAAAAGAAGCTGAAATTATAGCTAAAGCGGGGCAAAAGTATGCAGTGACTATAGCTACAAATATGGCTGGAAGAGGGACAGATATAGTATTAGGTGAAGGTGTAGCGGAACTTGGAGGTCTTCATGTGATTGGAACAGAAAGACATGAGAGTAGAAGGATTGATAATCAGCTAAGAGGTAGGGCAGGAAGACAAGGAGATCCAGGATCTTCAAGGTTTTATCTTTCTCTTGAAGATGATCTGCTTAGGCTTTTTGGTGGAGATCAAATAAAAGCTCTTATGGAAAGGTTAGGTATGGAAAGAGGACAACCTATTGAGTCTCCTCTTCTTACAAGAATCATTGAGAACAGTCAGGCAAAGGTAGAGAGAATGAATTTTGAAATAAGAAAACAGTTACTTGAATATGACGATGTGTTAAATACTCAAAGGGATATAGTTTATAAAGAAAGAAGAAAGATCCTACTTATGGATAACTTAGAAGAGATTGTACAAAGGATAATGAACAGAGTTCTTGATAAGTTCTTCACCATTATGTTTAATCAAGAGAATAGAGAGAGTTGGAAAAATATGTTTTTGGAGACCTTTGGCTTTTTACCCTTCGATTGGGAAGAGATAATTAAAGAAGAGGATTACACTGAGGTAAGAGAAAAATTAGAGGGTAGAATAAGAGAGAGATACGAAAAAAGGAAAGAAGAATTTGGAGAGGAGATGTGGAAAGAAATTCAAAGAATTGTACTTCTTTATGTTATAGATAAACTATGGATAGAACATCTTAATGATATGGAGGCATTAAGGGATGGTATTGGACTTAGAGCCATAGCTCATCATGATCCTTTAGTGGAATATAAAAAAGAAGCTTATCAAATGTTTCAAGATATGGTAGAAAGTTTTGAATGGGAAAGTATAAGATATCTATTTAATATTCATATTTCTACTCAAGAGACTAAGACTACCACAAAAGGGAGGAGAAGTTAA
- the hpf gene encoding ribosome hibernation-promoting factor, HPF/YfiA family, translating to MQINYVSKNVNITENLQEYAEKKLSKLSRFFDNIENIEVVFSEEDWRDGSKRHRVEVTLKANGKIIKASEANQDFRSSVDLVVDKLEAQLKKLKEKLVDKGRRTESIRGILIEETKEEKPEVVKVKRFLLKPMDLEEAILQMELLGHDFFIFRDAETDKIEVVYKRKDGKYGLIVSEEE from the coding sequence ATGCAGATAAACTATGTGAGTAAGAACGTGAATATTACTGAGAATCTTCAAGAATATGCAGAGAAAAAACTTTCTAAGCTATCAAGGTTTTTTGATAATATTGAAAATATTGAGGTGGTCTTTTCTGAAGAGGATTGGAGAGATGGAAGCAAAAGACATAGAGTGGAAGTCACATTAAAGGCTAATGGAAAAATAATAAAGGCTTCGGAGGCAAATCAGGATTTTAGGAGTAGTGTGGATCTTGTAGTAGACAAACTTGAAGCTCAGCTAAAGAAGTTAAAAGAAAAGTTGGTAGATAAAGGAAGAAGAACCGAAAGTATTAGAGGGATTTTAATAGAGGAGACCAAAGAAGAAAAACCAGAGGTGGTAAAAGTAAAGAGATTCTTGTTGAAACCTATGGATCTTGAGGAAGCTATTTTGCAGATGGAACTTTTAGGACATGACTTTTTCATCTTTAGAGATGCAGAAACTGATAAAATAGAAGTAGTGTATAAAAGAAAAGATGGAAAGTATGGATTAATTGTAAGTGAGGAGGAATAA
- a CDS encoding ComF family protein, producing the protein MISFFENFLLDVLFPKKCVFCGRYSEGFVCKNCLKKLKFPEYYCLSCGQPLTVDLQICYNCNKEERKWDGYEFVAYYEDGWKDIISLFKFKNKPYIADFFSQIGSKKILRKKWKIDYITYVPLSYKTLKERGYNQSEYLAYFLSKSLKVAYGPLLYLKKNIKPQKTLNLKEREENMMNAFGVIENREINGNILLVDDVYTTGTTLKECTRTLKKSFNLDKVYIFTAVRVLI; encoded by the coding sequence ATGATCTCTTTTTTTGAAAATTTTCTATTAGATGTTTTGTTTCCCAAGAAATGTGTGTTTTGTGGTAGGTATTCTGAGGGTTTTGTGTGTAAAAATTGTTTGAAAAAGTTGAAATTTCCTGAGTATTACTGCTTAAGCTGTGGACAGCCTCTTACTGTGGATTTGCAAATTTGTTATAATTGTAATAAAGAGGAGAGGAAATGGGATGGTTATGAGTTTGTGGCTTACTATGAAGATGGATGGAAAGACATTATAAGCTTATTTAAGTTTAAAAATAAACCTTATATAGCAGATTTTTTCTCACAAATTGGAAGCAAAAAGATTTTAAGAAAAAAATGGAAAATTGATTATATAACTTATGTTCCTTTAAGTTATAAAACTTTAAAAGAGAGGGGATATAATCAATCAGAATATCTTGCTTATTTTTTAAGTAAGAGTCTAAAGGTTGCTTATGGTCCTTTACTCTATTTGAAAAAGAATATAAAACCCCAGAAAACATTAAATTTGAAAGAAAGAGAAGAAAATATGATGAATGCTTTTGGAGTAATTGAAAATAGAGAGATTAATGGGAATATCCTTCTTGTAGATGATGTCTATACAACAGGGACTACCTTGAAGGAGTGTACAAGAACTTTGAAAAAGAGTTTTAATTTAGATAAAGTTTATATATTCACTGCTGTAAGAGTTCTGATTTAA